Proteins co-encoded in one Corvus moneduloides isolate bCorMon1 chromosome 7, bCorMon1.pri, whole genome shotgun sequence genomic window:
- the CSRNP3 gene encoding cysteine/serine-rich nuclear protein 3 isoform X3 codes for MRGTCDSIAAMSGILKRKFEEVDGSSPCSSVRESDDDISSSESADSGDSVNPSTSNHFTPSSILKREKRKRTKNVHFNCVTVYYFTRRQGFTSVPSQGGSTLGMSTRHNSVRQYTLGEFAMEQERLHREMLREHLREEKLNSLKLKMTKNGTVESEEANTLTLDDISDDDIDLDNTEVDEYFFLQPLPTKKRRALLRASGVKKIDVEEKHELRAIRLSREDCGCDCRVFCDPETCTCSLAGIKCQVDRMSFPCGCTKEGCSNTAGRIEFNPIRVRTHFLHTIMKLELEKNREQQVPALNGCHTEISAHSSSMSPGPHPVEYSIAENFEIETEPPAAVMHSQSAEDLDCPGEEEEEEDGSSFCSGVTDSSTQSLAPSESDDDEEEEEDEEEDEEEEKADDFVESMSSHADMVPLPSVLCYSDGTAVHENHSKNASYYTNSSTLYYQIENHVAGTANQIGETYSERDAVKNGSLSLVPYNMTSEQFVDYTRQSEETYSSPHYPSANPSVIVCCSSSEGDGSAPCNSLYTEHRPSHPPVEFHSYLKGPSQDGFVSALNGDSRVQEHPAENSLNLPEKSRLHEECIKSPVVETVPV; via the exons GTACATGTGACAGCATTGCAGCAATGAGTGGAATTTTAAAGAGGAAGTTTGAAGAAGTTGATGGCTCCTCACCTTGCTCCTCCGTGAGGGAATCAGATGATGACATTTCTAGCAGTGAAAGTGCTGACAGTGGTGATAGTGTCAATCCATCCACTTCTAATCATTTTACCC CATCTTCAATCCTGAAGAGAGAGAAGCggaagagaacaaaaaatgtCCATTTTAACTGTGTTACTGTGTATTACTTCACGAGAAGACAAGGCTTCACCAGTGTTCCCAGCCAAGGAGGAAGCACGCTGGGAATGTCGACTCGCCACAACAGTGTACGCCAGTATACGCTGGGAGAGTTCGCCATGGAACAGGAGAGGCTTCACCGAGAGATGCTGAGAGAGCATCTAAGGGAGGAAAAACTCAATTCTCTAAAGTTAAAG ATGACAAAGAATGGTACGGTGGAATCTGAGGAAGCCAATACACTGACTCTGGATGACATTTCTGATGATGATATTGATCTAGACAACACTGAAGTAGATGAGTACTTCTTTCTCCAACCCTTGCCTACAAAAAAGCGGCGGGCATTGCTGCGAGCTTCTGGAGTGAAGAAGATCGACGTGGAAGAAAAGCACGAGCTGCGAGCCATCCGCCTGTCCAGAGAGGATTGTGGCTGTGACTGCCGTGTGTTCTGTGACCCAGAAACTTGCACCTGCAGTCTTGCAGGCATAAAATGTCAG gtgGATCGTATGTCTTTTCCATGTGGTTGCACTAAAGAAGGGTGTAGCAATACAGCAGGTAGAATCGAATTTAACCCTATCCGTGTACGGACTCACTTTTTGCACACGATAATGAAACTTGAATTGGAGAAAAATAGAGAGCAGCAAGTTCCAGCACTCAATGGCTGCCACACTGAGATAAGTGCACACAGTAGTTCCATGAGTCCAGGACCCCATCCAGTTGAATATTCAATTGCAGAAAATTTTGAGATTGAAACCGAACCCCCGGCTGCAGTTATGCATTCCCAGTCAGCCGAGGACTTGGACTGCccaggggaagaggaggaagaggaagatgggAGTAGCTTTTGTAGTGGAGTTACAGATTCTAGTACACAGAGTTTAGCCCCTAGTGAATCAGATgatgatgaagaggaagaggaagatgaggaggaagatgaggaggaagaaaaagcagatgatTTTGTAGAAAGTATGAGCTCCCATGCTGATATGGTGCCTCTTCCTTCTGTCCTTTGTTACTCTGATGGAACTGCTGTGCATGAAAACCACTCTAAAAATGCCTCATACTATACTAACTCTTCAACTCTGTATTACCAAATAGAGAACCACGTTGCTGGCACTGCTAACCAGATCGGTGAGACTTACTCAGAAAGGGATGCTGTCAAGAATGGTAGTCTTTCTCTGGTGCCTTACAACATGACTTCAGAACAGTTTGTTGACTACACACGGCAATCAGAGGAAACTTATAGCAGCCCTCATTACCCTTCTGCAAACCCCTCAGTGATTGTTTGCTGCTCATCTTCTGAAGGGGATGGCAGTGCTCCCTGTAACAGTTTATACACTGAGCATAGGCCCAGTCACCCGCCAGTGGAATTTCACTCATACTTGAAAGGTCCTTCTCAAGATGGCTTTGTTTCAGCTTTGAATGGTGACAGTCGTGTACAAGAGCACCCTGCTGAGAATTCACTAAACCTCCCAGAAAAGAGCAGACTGCACGAAGAGTGCATCAAATCACCAGTGGTAGAGACGGTACctgtttaa
- the CSRNP3 gene encoding cysteine/serine-rich nuclear protein 3 isoform X2, whose amino-acid sequence MSGILKRKFEEVGGTSPCSCVWESDDDISSSESADSGSNVHPSASNHFTRTCDSIAAMSGILKRKFEEVDGSSPCSSVRESDDDISSSESADSGDSVNPSTSNHFTPSSILKREKRKRTKNVHFNCVTVYYFTRRQGFTSVPSQGGSTLGMSTRHNSVRQYTLGEFAMEQERLHREMLREHLREEKLNSLKLKMTKNGTVESEEANTLTLDDISDDDIDLDNTEVDEYFFLQPLPTKKRRALLRASGVKKIDVEEKHELRAIRLSREDCGCDCRVFCDPETCTCSLAGIKCQVDRMSFPCGCTKEGCSNTAGRIEFNPIRVRTHFLHTIMKLELEKNREQQVPALNGCHTEISAHSSSMSPGPHPVEYSIAENFEIETEPPAAVMHSQSAEDLDCPGEEEEEEDGSSFCSGVTDSSTQSLAPSESDDDEEEEEDEEEDEEEEKADDFVESMSSHADMVPLPSVLCYSDGTAVHENHSKNASYYTNSSTLYYQIENHVAGTANQIGETYSERDAVKNGSLSLVPYNMTSEQFVDYTRQSEETYSSPHYPSANPSVIVCCSSSEGDGSAPCNSLYTEHRPSHPPVEFHSYLKGPSQDGFVSALNGDSRVQEHPAENSLNLPEKSRLHEECIKSPVVETVPV is encoded by the exons GTACATGTGACAGCATTGCAGCAATGAGTGGAATTTTAAAGAGGAAGTTTGAAGAAGTTGATGGCTCCTCACCTTGCTCCTCCGTGAGGGAATCAGATGATGACATTTCTAGCAGTGAAAGTGCTGACAGTGGTGATAGTGTCAATCCATCCACTTCTAATCATTTTACCC CATCTTCAATCCTGAAGAGAGAGAAGCggaagagaacaaaaaatgtCCATTTTAACTGTGTTACTGTGTATTACTTCACGAGAAGACAAGGCTTCACCAGTGTTCCCAGCCAAGGAGGAAGCACGCTGGGAATGTCGACTCGCCACAACAGTGTACGCCAGTATACGCTGGGAGAGTTCGCCATGGAACAGGAGAGGCTTCACCGAGAGATGCTGAGAGAGCATCTAAGGGAGGAAAAACTCAATTCTCTAAAGTTAAAG ATGACAAAGAATGGTACGGTGGAATCTGAGGAAGCCAATACACTGACTCTGGATGACATTTCTGATGATGATATTGATCTAGACAACACTGAAGTAGATGAGTACTTCTTTCTCCAACCCTTGCCTACAAAAAAGCGGCGGGCATTGCTGCGAGCTTCTGGAGTGAAGAAGATCGACGTGGAAGAAAAGCACGAGCTGCGAGCCATCCGCCTGTCCAGAGAGGATTGTGGCTGTGACTGCCGTGTGTTCTGTGACCCAGAAACTTGCACCTGCAGTCTTGCAGGCATAAAATGTCAG gtgGATCGTATGTCTTTTCCATGTGGTTGCACTAAAGAAGGGTGTAGCAATACAGCAGGTAGAATCGAATTTAACCCTATCCGTGTACGGACTCACTTTTTGCACACGATAATGAAACTTGAATTGGAGAAAAATAGAGAGCAGCAAGTTCCAGCACTCAATGGCTGCCACACTGAGATAAGTGCACACAGTAGTTCCATGAGTCCAGGACCCCATCCAGTTGAATATTCAATTGCAGAAAATTTTGAGATTGAAACCGAACCCCCGGCTGCAGTTATGCATTCCCAGTCAGCCGAGGACTTGGACTGCccaggggaagaggaggaagaggaagatgggAGTAGCTTTTGTAGTGGAGTTACAGATTCTAGTACACAGAGTTTAGCCCCTAGTGAATCAGATgatgatgaagaggaagaggaagatgaggaggaagatgaggaggaagaaaaagcagatgatTTTGTAGAAAGTATGAGCTCCCATGCTGATATGGTGCCTCTTCCTTCTGTCCTTTGTTACTCTGATGGAACTGCTGTGCATGAAAACCACTCTAAAAATGCCTCATACTATACTAACTCTTCAACTCTGTATTACCAAATAGAGAACCACGTTGCTGGCACTGCTAACCAGATCGGTGAGACTTACTCAGAAAGGGATGCTGTCAAGAATGGTAGTCTTTCTCTGGTGCCTTACAACATGACTTCAGAACAGTTTGTTGACTACACACGGCAATCAGAGGAAACTTATAGCAGCCCTCATTACCCTTCTGCAAACCCCTCAGTGATTGTTTGCTGCTCATCTTCTGAAGGGGATGGCAGTGCTCCCTGTAACAGTTTATACACTGAGCATAGGCCCAGTCACCCGCCAGTGGAATTTCACTCATACTTGAAAGGTCCTTCTCAAGATGGCTTTGTTTCAGCTTTGAATGGTGACAGTCGTGTACAAGAGCACCCTGCTGAGAATTCACTAAACCTCCCAGAAAAGAGCAGACTGCACGAAGAGTGCATCAAATCACCAGTGGTAGAGACGGTACctgtttaa
- the CSRNP3 gene encoding cysteine/serine-rich nuclear protein 3 isoform X4 — translation MSGILKRKFEEVDGSSPCSSVRESDDDISSSESADSGDSVNPSTSNHFTPSSILKREKRKRTKNVHFNCVTVYYFTRRQGFTSVPSQGGSTLGMSTRHNSVRQYTLGEFAMEQERLHREMLREHLREEKLNSLKLKMTKNGTVESEEANTLTLDDISDDDIDLDNTEVDEYFFLQPLPTKKRRALLRASGVKKIDVEEKHELRAIRLSREDCGCDCRVFCDPETCTCSLAGIKCQVDRMSFPCGCTKEGCSNTAGRIEFNPIRVRTHFLHTIMKLELEKNREQQVPALNGCHTEISAHSSSMSPGPHPVEYSIAENFEIETEPPAAVMHSQSAEDLDCPGEEEEEEDGSSFCSGVTDSSTQSLAPSESDDDEEEEEDEEEDEEEEKADDFVESMSSHADMVPLPSVLCYSDGTAVHENHSKNASYYTNSSTLYYQIENHVAGTANQIGETYSERDAVKNGSLSLVPYNMTSEQFVDYTRQSEETYSSPHYPSANPSVIVCCSSSEGDGSAPCNSLYTEHRPSHPPVEFHSYLKGPSQDGFVSALNGDSRVQEHPAENSLNLPEKSRLHEECIKSPVVETVPV, via the exons ATGAGTGGAATTTTAAAGAGGAAGTTTGAAGAAGTTGATGGCTCCTCACCTTGCTCCTCCGTGAGGGAATCAGATGATGACATTTCTAGCAGTGAAAGTGCTGACAGTGGTGATAGTGTCAATCCATCCACTTCTAATCATTTTACCC CATCTTCAATCCTGAAGAGAGAGAAGCggaagagaacaaaaaatgtCCATTTTAACTGTGTTACTGTGTATTACTTCACGAGAAGACAAGGCTTCACCAGTGTTCCCAGCCAAGGAGGAAGCACGCTGGGAATGTCGACTCGCCACAACAGTGTACGCCAGTATACGCTGGGAGAGTTCGCCATGGAACAGGAGAGGCTTCACCGAGAGATGCTGAGAGAGCATCTAAGGGAGGAAAAACTCAATTCTCTAAAGTTAAAG ATGACAAAGAATGGTACGGTGGAATCTGAGGAAGCCAATACACTGACTCTGGATGACATTTCTGATGATGATATTGATCTAGACAACACTGAAGTAGATGAGTACTTCTTTCTCCAACCCTTGCCTACAAAAAAGCGGCGGGCATTGCTGCGAGCTTCTGGAGTGAAGAAGATCGACGTGGAAGAAAAGCACGAGCTGCGAGCCATCCGCCTGTCCAGAGAGGATTGTGGCTGTGACTGCCGTGTGTTCTGTGACCCAGAAACTTGCACCTGCAGTCTTGCAGGCATAAAATGTCAG gtgGATCGTATGTCTTTTCCATGTGGTTGCACTAAAGAAGGGTGTAGCAATACAGCAGGTAGAATCGAATTTAACCCTATCCGTGTACGGACTCACTTTTTGCACACGATAATGAAACTTGAATTGGAGAAAAATAGAGAGCAGCAAGTTCCAGCACTCAATGGCTGCCACACTGAGATAAGTGCACACAGTAGTTCCATGAGTCCAGGACCCCATCCAGTTGAATATTCAATTGCAGAAAATTTTGAGATTGAAACCGAACCCCCGGCTGCAGTTATGCATTCCCAGTCAGCCGAGGACTTGGACTGCccaggggaagaggaggaagaggaagatgggAGTAGCTTTTGTAGTGGAGTTACAGATTCTAGTACACAGAGTTTAGCCCCTAGTGAATCAGATgatgatgaagaggaagaggaagatgaggaggaagatgaggaggaagaaaaagcagatgatTTTGTAGAAAGTATGAGCTCCCATGCTGATATGGTGCCTCTTCCTTCTGTCCTTTGTTACTCTGATGGAACTGCTGTGCATGAAAACCACTCTAAAAATGCCTCATACTATACTAACTCTTCAACTCTGTATTACCAAATAGAGAACCACGTTGCTGGCACTGCTAACCAGATCGGTGAGACTTACTCAGAAAGGGATGCTGTCAAGAATGGTAGTCTTTCTCTGGTGCCTTACAACATGACTTCAGAACAGTTTGTTGACTACACACGGCAATCAGAGGAAACTTATAGCAGCCCTCATTACCCTTCTGCAAACCCCTCAGTGATTGTTTGCTGCTCATCTTCTGAAGGGGATGGCAGTGCTCCCTGTAACAGTTTATACACTGAGCATAGGCCCAGTCACCCGCCAGTGGAATTTCACTCATACTTGAAAGGTCCTTCTCAAGATGGCTTTGTTTCAGCTTTGAATGGTGACAGTCGTGTACAAGAGCACCCTGCTGAGAATTCACTAAACCTCCCAGAAAAGAGCAGACTGCACGAAGAGTGCATCAAATCACCAGTGGTAGAGACGGTACctgtttaa